gtcgtcgcaatcaccagaaccctgtccttcatcgttgctagccatgtttcctatgattaaatctagtcaattaattctagacctaataaaatgaataatgacataaaaaaggcctattgttttgcagggatgttgactccttcctggtgcggcaaatcacgggcactcgatatgtcctagtttgtagcacacgtCATGCcacaattcacggaaaatttcggcatgagctttgctaaaaagtggacaaatcgagaacctgaaatttgccggaaaagaaatgaatcaacattccggcaaaacataggccactaagcatcattccctgcaaacagtgtccaaatatacacgagcaaccacatgtgcaaacagtgtagaagaaaattcatttaactactaatagaacaaaattcagttaactttagtgctctataatgatgaaaggaaaaaaaattcagttaactactaatttcattcatttaggttattcatttaacatcagcTAATTAACCTAttgtaccaatactactagcagcactactaacctaattaacctagcaaaactctagtgccctaactgaaaaacatctaattaacatctaattttttctctaaaatacaGANNNNNNNNNNNNNNNNNNNNNNNNNNNNNNNNNNNNNNNNNNNNNNNNNNNNNNNNNNNNNNNNNNNNNNNNNNNNNNNNNNNNNNNNNNNNNNNNNNNNNNNNNNNNNNNNNNNNNNNNNNNNNNNNNNNNNNNNNNNNNNNNNNNNNNNNNNNNNNNNNNNNNNNNNNNNNNNNNNNNNNNNNNNNNNNNNNNNNNNNNNNNNNNNNNNNNNNNNNNNNNNNNNNNNNNNNNNNNNNNNNNNNNNNNNNNNNNNNNNNNNNNNNNNNNNNNNNNNNNNNNNNNNNNNNNNNNNNNNNNNNNNNNNNNNNNNNNNNNNNNNNNNNNNNNNNNNNNNNNNNNNNNNNNNNNNNNNNNNNNNNNNNNNNNNNNNNNNNNNNNNNNNcaggcggcggtgaggtggagggcgccgacggTGATGTGGAGGGCGGCCTTGGGTGGCGgctgtgaggctgagggcggcctcgggcggcggcggtgaggctgagggcggcctcgggcggcggcggtgaggagacggcggcgaggtcgagggacgatttggggaagaattggtggccggggggcggggtggggggaaaccgctgtttaagtgaaacgtaacggtagcgcgtttccggaaacgcgctatagctaagttagctatagcgcgtttactgaaacccgctactgctattcctttctccttttctcctttttttcttttatttttctttacattttatttttttccctttctcctttttcaatttctttcattttcatttacttttctacttgtttttcactttattttatttccgttagcagcagcgctttacacgtaagcgcgctgcagctaaggagattagcagtagcgctgggccattatacgcgctactgctaggttgggctagccatgtgcgcccagttcgaacgtagcagcagcgctactgctaaagtcatagcagtagcgcggtttattcacGCGGATTTTGTACAGCTATtctggtaaaattctgtgtataggcttttccctagtagtgaaatggAGTTCGAATGCGAACGGGCGCGAAaggtgcagcccttcggctgctggctgttctCTTCATCTCTGTCTCTTCGTTTCGCCTCCTGTcgttgccctctcgcctccttctcttgcgcctataaaagggaggtcgctcctcccagagagacgcaccagaactactccTTCCCTCGCCATCGGTTCCATCTCTGAGCTGTTGTTGTTgcgtgcaccgcacgtcgggacagtaggcctccgagaccgcaccttttgagtcctgtacgggagaagggtgataaggtttttggggagcgctctgcgcgactactggctacttcatcacggacgatccggtcgccgacgactacttccccgatgacaacttcttccccgacgtccacgactcctcgacgacatggcaggcgaggacaccgaccccaagtccagcgcttctgctgttgttgtcccgtacgtgttcttcctCTTTCTGTTAGAAACCCTGCTTCAGCTCCTTGCTCTACTGTTTGCCCTAAATATGTTAGACTctgtttcatatatgcaacttgctatactatctgctctagatatgtttagttacaGTTCATATATGAAAATGTTCTTTACCTTCTCTTTATCAAAtcacatgacttgttttatcactgctatactagtcatgctttatctagtatttctgataataaaattatttggtaaattgctcatatttccaacagttagttgtggcaaagttagtcatgaactaAACAGGCCCGCAATGCTCTGCTCTTGGTGCAAGAAATGACAGCATGGTACTCATTTTCCTCGGCATTCCCGCGGATGTCACAAATGTTGTCTGTAGTAATCGTTTGTTTACACTTGTTTTATTTTGTGGCCAGCGAATTGGTGGCTACCCTCCATCCATTTTCTTTCAATTTTCTCTAGGATCTTGGGCTTTCCAAATGAGATGTCAAGTATTCCGCTTATTGTAAGTTGCAGTGGATGAAGAGGTATTGGTACTCCCAGAGCCAAGGTCATTCAATTTGTAGGCACTCTTCACAGTGaacatgtgatagcctggcttattaggatgatagattactcatatcaataaggaatttcttcttttccggtagcccattctgacaaaactccaaagttaagtgtgctcagcttagagtagtgtcaggatgggtaaccgaccgggaagttgctcccgggtgcacacAAGTGAGAATAAAGTGCGCAGAAaaaactagtattgatctgtggggccagtctagatcccgccagaagtaacgaccaccggcgggtgtgttcggGGCGTTACAGAACACCCCTGTCTTTTCATAGTGCCAAGTCACACACAATCTTTCATTTCCCTAGCCGGTATTCTGATCTTGCATATTTTCTCTGTTGGCCCAGTCCACGTCGCCGAGCACTTTTTCGAGGACACACGATGACCGACGACAAATGACGATAAGACGACGCTGGTGATTTCGCTCCCAATCAACCTCGCTGCTGGCCGATACAATATACACGGCAAAAGAAACACACCTGGTTGATTTATTGGGTGAAACACTCACGTGCGTACCTACTAGCTAGCGACCAATCGACTTGATCGGTTCTGGTATCAATACTTGAATTGATAGCCACGGGCACGTCTCATGCCTGGTGATTACTTTATTACTTATACGGTCCTTTTCTCCATGGACAAAATGGTTTGAAAGGTTTGGGCACCCTTCAAAGTCAAATTGTTTGCTTGGTTGGCCCTTCAAGACAGAGTTTGGACGGCGGATAGATTGGCAAAGCGTGGGTGGCCAAATTGCAATCTCTGCCCTTTTTGCAGCACGGTGCAAGAGTGTGGACCTCACCTCTTCTATAAGTGCCGCTACACCCGGCGTCTTTGGTCTTTGGTCATTGAGAAATTCCTCATGGACGGGCTTGACACTTCCGCTTGGCCCCTGTTCGACTCGGTGGACGAGTGGTGGGCTAGCACCTGCGCCGATGGTACGCCGAACCGCCAAGCCAAGGCCCCCCTCACTATGCTCGTCTTATGGACGATTTGAAACAAGCGTAACGCAAGAGTGTTTAAGCATAAGAGTGCTTCACCTTCAATCTTGCTCTCCTCCATCTCTATCGAGGCCAACTTTTGGGTCATCTCCGGCGCAAAGAAGCTAGGGTCCTTTATTTCACGCGAGTAATCCGCATGCCGTGTTTGTTGGGTGTCTTGTAACAAACACTTTTCTatcttaattaatggatgaggcaaagcttttgcctccgtttcaaaaaaaaacttacgGTATGATTTACAAGCACACAAGCGGTTGGCATTTCAAGCACCCATTACTGTGCATTTTGCAAACAGGCAGGTAACAGGAATCAAACCCCTAATCCGAGTGTTTCAAGACAACAGTAGTGACCACTAGGCTAGCCGACCGACTTCGTTAATCCTTGCTTTTGTCTACGATTTATTACCTTCCTCGGTTTTCCCAGGATGCACGTTttatttgttttttcctttttcttttttcttgttctttttttgttttctgaaATGCACCATTTTCCCCAAAACtcttgaactttttttaaatttgatgattttttcataaaaaatgatgaacttttctttttaaatttgattttttttcaaaatcgatgaacttttttcaaattcagtaaacgtttttcaaaattgatgagccTTTTTctaaatttggtgaactttttttctaATTCATGATTTTATTCAAAAGcgatgatttttttgaatttgataaacttttttcaaattcatgaattttttaaaaattcgtgaaatttttcCAAAttatgatgaactatttttcataAAAAAATCAACTCGTCCGAGTAATTCAAAAATATAAGTGCTAGTGTGTAATACGTAATAAATAAATAGCGCGGCTATGCCTATGCTGTTTCTTAAGGATTTGCATTGCTATCTACCACTGGCATTAGAAAGGCATATTGTTAGCTACACCATTCCTTCAATAGGAATGTGCGAGTTCGAGTCCACCTATCGGCACTTTTTTGCTGGGTTTTTTCGCGAGACTGTTGGCTGCGTATTCCtttcgtgggccggcccactagGCACTAGCGGGCGCCGGTTAGTGCCTAGTGCCTAGTGGGCCGCCCACAATCGCAGAAGCCAACCCACTAGGCAATCTAATTCATTATCCTCTCTTCTCTggcagaaacaaaataaaatttattcttgCATCTAAGAGTATCtatcatattattattattattattattatttgccgTGTTGAAGCGTTGTTTCCACACTGTATATTTGAACATTCTGTTTTAACCAGACATGATCTGATGTTTCAGGATGATGTGAAGCTCATGGTTGACATGAACCTAGAGGCTTACAGATTCTCCGTCTCCTGGTCAAGGCTTATCCCAGGTAAAAGTACTTCTCATTATATTTCCAGTGCACTATTACTAGAAAATCACAAAATTTAAACTGATTGTTGGTTTCTAACGAGATCTGCAGATGGCAGGGGAGCTGTCAATCCAAAAGGACTCGAGTACTACAACAACCTAATAGATGCGCTAGTGCAACATGGTATGTTAATATAAACGGAGTGTACTGGCAAAACAGATATATATGTCAGTATCCTAGTAAATGATCAACACTGATAGAAAAAATGCAGAAATTATTTCCTCTTGTCCCCATTATCTAAACTTATCTGTGTCCGCAGTGTTTCCCCAGGCATTCAAGTCCATATTATGATTTACCAGCTTGATTACCCTCAAATCCTGGAAGATGAGTATGGAGGATGGCTAAGCCCTAGAATTGTGTAAGATTCCACAATATCTCCCTTGTAGTGATGAAATTGCTCAAAATCTTAAAATGTTAATAGGGTTCCTACTTTCAATGTAGTATTTCCTCACGGGCAGTACTATTGCAAAATGCAGGGATGATTTCACAGCATTCGCAGATATTTGCTTCAAACAGTTTGGAGACAGGATCTCGTACTGGACTACGATAGATGAACCTAACGTAGGTGCGACCGGATCTTACGATGGCGGATCAATTGCACCCGGACATTGCTCTGACCCTTTTGGAGCCACAAAATGTACGGTGGGTGACTCTACAGTGGAACCATATATAGCAGCTCATAACATGCTATTGGCGCATGCATCAGCCAGTAGGCTTTACAGAGAAAAATATCAAGTGAGTAATGTTGAACCCAAAATTAGAACCAGTGTTTTTCTCCGATAGTAAGCTAGTAAGATTGATGTTGCTGTCTAAGATAAATTCAAAACATCAGTATTCTCTTCCTATACATTCTTTAAAATAAAATTTCTTTTAATGTGAAAGTATTGTTGGACCACATGATATTTTTGGGTAGGTCACTATCAATTAAGAGTTCATTGGCATATGATTACATGTTTGGATTTGTCAACATAAGATCCAATTAACTGCACAAATACAATATATTTCCTCATGATGTATATTCATATGAAAAGATTTATTTGCCCATAAAAAGGAGTTTTGCATGTAGGCCATGCAAAAGGGGGTTGTTGGCCTAAGTATTTACTCCCTTTGGCCTTatcctatgacaaactctacagagGATTTAGAAGCAACAAAAGGATGTATGGACTTCTTTTTGGGCTGGTATGTTATCTTTACTCTACCTTTGCTCAAGGAATGCAGAACTAACCGGCCTGTGGTTCCTTCTAGTATACTAGAGCCCTTGATATCTGGAGATTATCCGGAAAGAATGAAGAAAATTGTTGGCTCTCGTCTTCTATCCTTCACTAATATCCAGTCTGAAGCTATAATTGGTAGTGCAGATTTCATTGGGATAAATCACTACTATTCTGTCTACGTGAATGGTCGTCCTTTAGACAAAGGCACTCGTGACTATACAGCCGACTTGTCAATTATCTACAAAGGCAAGCAGCATTGTTTTACTGTTCATAAGTTTTTGTAGCAGCAGTAGTGGGCAATGTGTTCCATTTATTTAGTAACAGCATAATGATGCAAACAGATTGTTCAAATTGTCATATAAACGGACTTAAATTCGTTACACTTTTGAAGCAGATTTACAACTCTGAGATTTTTTATCCAAATGACACATCTAACGAAATATATGTTTCATTAATGCAGCTTCTAAAACAGACCCGCCAGCCAGTAAGGTAAAGTTTTTCATCAATATGTTTGTCAGATACTAGACTGGATTCAGCTATTTTGTACATGAAACATCAAATATGAAATTGTAACCCAACACATGATACTAAAAAAATAATGAAATGTGTGCTTGAAGGTCATGCAGTTGTGTGAGATACATAGATTGTGTCTATCTTGCAAGTTGTGACATTTAGAACGACTTGCGAATGCAGGCTCCCCCGACGTCATTCCAAGTGATCCCGAAGGATTGCAACGTGTGTTATTGTACTTGAAAGAAGCCTACGGAGACATTCCCATTTATATCCAAGAGAATGGCAAGTCCATCTTGTTTCTGATTACAGTGATCTCCAATAATTCTATGTAAAATCATGTTAATGTTTATGGGCATCATCGTTAATTTGCAGTTCATACATGTTTGATGATATATTTTGCCCCATCTCCTTTCTCTCTTCAGGTCAATCATCTAGTAATGACACTCTTGAAGACATCGACAGGACCGAATACTTAAAGAGCTACATAGGGAGCACATTGGCTGCAGTAAGGTCAGTAATTCAACTACAAAATTCTTCAAAATCTTCAGAGTTCAGAGTTGGCCTTACCATGCACGATGTTGTTTTGCTCTGCAGGAGTGGAGCCAATGTGAAAGGCTACTTCGCCTGGGCGTTCTTGGACGCCTTCGAGTGCCTGTCAGGGTATCAGGAACGTTACGGACTGTACCGTGTTGATTTCGACGACAAGGCGCTCCCACGACATGCCAGGCTATCTGCTCGCTGGTACTCCGCCTTCCTGAAGACCCAGGACATCCATGTTCAGAGTGAGCTCAACAACACAGGATGGCATGCTGAACAATGAGTCGCCTCATCGGACACGCTCACCGTTATACCTTAGGGTCAAAGTACATACATAGGCAAACCACACATGCATACATACGGCACTGTAGTTTGGAAAATCATTTAAAACAACCAACTGATTTTTTTTGTCTCTCATAAACCGTCGCCTCCGCACGGCACGTGCCCCATGGAGTCCACCCACAGCTATCCTCCCACCATATCTCTTACCTCCACTCATTTCTCCTTTTTCCATTTCACTTTTTCTATCATTCGTGAAGCTGCTAGATGAGAGGATCCAAGAGGGGAATCGGAAGGACCGCCGCCGGAGTCAAGGAATTAGGAGGACCACCGCGCTTCCGCTTCCCGATGGCTGCGTGTCTGGCGGACGTTGGTCGAATGGTCACAACAATTGAAGGTGATCGAAATTTTCGACCAGGGGTTGTACTTTGGTTCCCTGGGTTCCACGACATACACTTCACGGAGGTCGTGCTTTCGATCCCTTTAGAGGTGTGAGATTCATATATCACTAGGAGCGTACACGCGCCTTGCTGCGCCGTTCTACTTTTCTACCGTTTATTTGTTTAATTGTTAAGTCACGAATAGATTCCTTACTGCTCTGTTGCGTGTCGAGGGTTGTTGTTCATTTCATGGGCCTTATGTGTTTTGGCTTCCATAATTTTGGGGTGAGAATACCCTTTATTGCATTGCAGGATATGTCCATATGCTAAGACACATCATCATTTACTTTGTAGAATATTACTCAGTTTTTTACAACTATTGTTCTTCACAAAAATGATGTTAGCAGCACTGCCAAAAACATATCGAAAGTAGTTGTTGGCATCACGCATGTCCCGGACCTGCAGGGTTAAAGCATAGTACCGGATGGGCATGATAATATTATCTGCAAAACTAATTCAAAACTATGATATgtgtggggatcgtagcagaaattgaaAAAATTtcgtacgtgtcaccaagatcaatctatggagagactagcaacgagagagaggagtgcatcttcatacccttgaagatcgcaatgcggaagcgttataagaacgcggttggtggagtcgtacacgcagcgattcagatcgcggtcgattccgatctaagcgccgaaacaACGGCGCCtcggcattcaacacacgtacagcccggtgacgtctcccgcgtcttgatccagcaaggagagagggagaggttggggaagactccgtccagcagcagcacgacggcgtggtgatggtggaggagcgcgggactcctgcagggcttcgccaaatactacgagagacgaggagggagagaggtagggctgcgcctagagagagatcaaatcatgtcttgggcagcccccaatacctcaagtatatatagggggaggggaggggctgcgcccccttctagggttccttccctaggggggcggcagccctagatgccatctagggtggcggccaaaggagagaggagaggggggcgccctagggtgggccttaaggcccatctggacctagggtttgcccccttcccactctccatgcgccttgggccttggtggggggggggcgcaccagcccacctggggctggtcccctcccacacttggcccatgcagccttctggggctggtagccccacctggtggacccccgggaccctcccggtggtcccggtacattaccgatagcatccaaaacttttccggtgaccaaaacgggacttcccatatataaatctttacctccggaccattccagaactcctcgtgacttccgggatcttatccgggactccgaacaacattcggtaaccgcgtacatactttccctataaccctagcgtcatcggaccttaagtgtgtagaccctacgggttcgggaatcatgcagacatgaccgagacatctctctggtcaataaccaacaatgggatctggatacccatgttggctcccacatgttccacgatgatctcatcggacgaaccacgatgtcaaggattcaatcaatcctgtatacaattccctttgtctaccggtatagtacttgcccgagattcgatcgtcggtatcccaataccttgttcaatctcgttgctggcaagtctctttactcgttccgtaacacatcatcccttgatcaactccttggtcacaatgtgcatattatgatgatgtcctaccgagtgggtccagagatacctctccgtttacatggagtgacaaatcccagtctcgattcgtgccaactcaacagacactttcggagatacccgtagtgcaactttatagccacccagttacattgtgacgtttggcacacccaaagcattcctacggtatccaggagttgcacaatctcatggtctaaggaaatgatacttgacattagaaaagctttagcaaacgaactatacggtcttttgctaggcttaggattgggtcttgtccatcacatcattctcctaatgatgtgatcccgttatcaacgacatccaatgtccatggtcaggaaaccgtaaccatctattgatcaacgagctagtcaactagaggcttactagggacatggtgttgtctatgtatccacacatgtatctgagtttcctatcaatacaattctagcatggataataaacgattatcatgaacaaggaaatacaataataaccattttattattgcctctagggcatatttccaacagtctcccacttgcactagagtcaataatctagttcacatcactatgtgattgcaaggaatccaacacccatggggtatgttcatatcttgcttgtgagagaggtctatcagtcaacgggtctgaacctttcagatccatgtgtgctttacaaatctctatgtcatcttgtagatgcagctaccacgcgctacttggagctattcaaataactgttctactatacgaatctggtttactactcagagtcatccggattagtgtcaaagttt
The Triticum dicoccoides isolate Atlit2015 ecotype Zavitan chromosome 3A, WEW_v2.0, whole genome shotgun sequence genome window above contains:
- the LOC119272887 gene encoding beta-glucosidase 5-like, giving the protein MDGLDTSAWPLFDSVDEWWASTCADGRHDLMFQDDVKLMVDMNLEAYRFSVSWSRLIPDGRGAVNPKGLEYYNNLIDALVQHGIQVHIMIYQLDYPQILEDEYGGWLSPRIVDDFTAFADICFKQFGDRISYWTTIDEPNVGATGSYDGGSIAPGHCSDPFGATKCTVGDSTVEPYIAAHNMLLAHASASRLYREKYQAMQKGVVGLSIYSLWPYPMTNSTEDLEATKGCMDFFLGCILEPLISGDYPERMKKIVGSRLLSFTNIQSEAIIGSADFIGINHYYSVYVNGRPLDKGTRDYTADLSIIYKASKTDPPASSPDVIPSDPEGLQRVLLYLKEAYGDIPIYIQENGQSSSNDTLEDIDRTEYLKSYIGSTLAAVRSGANVKGYFAWAFLDAFECLSGYQERYGLYRVDFDDKALPRHARLSARWYSAFLKTQDIHVQSELNNTGWHAEQ